From a region of the Balaenoptera musculus isolate JJ_BM4_2016_0621 chromosome 15, mBalMus1.pri.v3, whole genome shotgun sequence genome:
- the SRSF6 gene encoding serine/arginine-rich splicing factor 6, whose protein sequence is MPRVYIGRLSYNVREKDIQRFFSGYGRLLEIDLKNGYGFVEFEDSRDADDAVYELNGKELCGERVIVEHARGPRRDRDGYSYGSRSGGGGYSSRRTSGRDKYGPPVRTEFRLIVENLSSRCSWQDLKDFMRQAGEVTYADAHKERTNEGVIEFRSYSDMKRALDKLDGTEINGRNIRLIEDKPRTSHRRSYSGSRSRSRSRRRSRSRSRRSSRSRSRSISKSRSRSRSRSKGRSRSRSKGRKSRSKSKSKPKSDRGSRSRSRSRSKDEYEKSRSRSRSRSRSPKENGKGDIKSKSRSRSQSRSNSPLPAPPSKARSVSPPPKRASRSHSRSHSKSRSRSRSSSRD, encoded by the exons ATGCCGCGCGTCTACATAGGACGCCTGAGCTACAACGTCCGGGAGAAGGACATCCAGCGCTTTTTCAGTGGCTATGGCCGCCTTCTCGAAATAGACCTTAAAAATGG GTACGGCTTCGTGGAGTTCGAGGACTCCCGCGACGCCGACGACGCCGTTTACGAGCTGAACGGCAAGGAGCTCTGCGGCGAGCGCGTGATCGTGGAGCACGCCCGGGGCCCGCGCCGCGATCGTGACGGCTACAGCTACGGAAGCCGCA GTGGTGGAGGTGGATACAGCAGTCGGAGAACCTCTGGCAGAGACAAATATGGACCACCTGTACGCACAGAATTCAGGCTTATTGTAGAAAATCTTTCTAGTCGTTGCAGTTGGCAAGATTTAAAG GATTTCATGAGACAAGCAGGTGAAGTAACCTATGCGGATGCTCACAAAGAACGCACAAATGAAGGCGTCATTGAGTTTCGCTCCTACTCTGACATGAAGCGTGCTTTGGATAAGCTGGATGGTACGGAAATCAATGGGAGAAATATTAGACTAATTGAAGATAAACCACGAACAAGCCACAGGCGGTCTTATTCTGGAAGCAGATCAAG GTCACGGTCTAGAAGAAGGTCACGAAGTAGGAGTCGTAGGAGCAGCCGCAGTAGATCTCGAAGTATCTCAAAAAGTCGCTCCCG ATCCAGGTCTCGGAGCAAAGGTCGATCACGTTCTCGTTCAAAAGGCAGGAAATCTAGATCAAAAAGCAAATCTAAACCTAAGTCTGATCGAGGCTCCCGTTCGCGCTCTCGGAGCAGATCGAAGGATGAATATGAGAAGTCTCGAAGCAGGTCTCGTTCTCGATCTCGTTCCCccaaagaaaatgggaaaggtGATATAAAGTCAAAATCCAGGTCAAGGAGCCAGTCTCGTTCCAATTCACCCCTACCTGCTCCACCCTCAAAGGCCCGTTCTGTGTCCCCTCCACCAAAAAGAGCTTCAAGATCCCATTCTAGATCTCATTCAAAGTCAAGGTCACGATCCAGATCGAGTTCCAGAGATTAA